The following coding sequences are from one Triticum aestivum cultivar Chinese Spring chromosome 5A, IWGSC CS RefSeq v2.1, whole genome shotgun sequence window:
- the LOC123102803 gene encoding AUGMIN subunit 6 isoform X1 encodes MSTDREKEREAELEGAMYTNCLLLGLDPVVLGSPAGAASPRVGLFRHSNPRLGEQLLYFLLSSLRGPAQSAKDFDKVWPIFDSAQSREFRKIVQCIISELEQQGALPRSNSRVSSLATCCGPRFVELLWQLSVHALREVHRRTFAADVASNPLPAALTDVSYLHAAALLPVTKARIALERRKFLKNANIAVQRQTTWSNLAHEMTAEFRSLCAEEAYLQQELEKLQDMRNKAKLEGELWDERISSSSGQNSHLVSKATRLWESILARKGQHEVLASGPIEDLIAHREHRYRISGSQLLAAMDTSSSIPHSELLSARAGETSQILDKQEQISLFQGKEEALPILDDRNGRVQQTVDVAEILRRWTHALQRIHKQSLHLAKANDGEGPELLRSASDSETSSHADSLTATLAEHRQHLVSIQGLINQLKEAIPAMQQSITKLSEEVNSVPSNLMDQTNSRQLSVQNTVLGRPEESSGEVSEVTSKLCSAQIGKAGSSPALKLPPLFSLTPSSSGKGAQTQRRNGLAHQPRQEIMPEEKALTHPSAKDQANGSMHENDGYFAHDIRRSVREAALSKPLSNMESPQDKSSDDGSEHFFIPLSTGAARKDVGAVANRRKQKIGPSSSQSKLPKSTSDLYFNPDSPMHTTPAVSSKLNGHDDPSSAANFFYPVSGQSFMTDDALDQVFSPPLLLESSLFPDAYEDLLAPLSETDAALMEH; translated from the exons ATGTCGACCGATAGGGagaaggagcgggaggcggagctGGAGGGCGCCATGTATACCAActgcctcctcctcggcctcgatCCAGTCGTCCTCGGCTCCCCCGCCGGCGCGGCCTCTCCTCGCGTCGGCCTCTTCCGGCACTCCAACCCTCGCCTCGGCGAACAGCTCCTCTACTTCCTCCTATCCTCACTCCGCGGCCCCGCGCAGTCCGCCAAG GACTTCGACAAAGTGTGGCCGATCTTTGATTCCGCGCAGTCCAGGGAGTTCCGCAAG ATCGTACAATGTATCATCAGCGAGCTGGAGCAGCAGGGAGCGCTGCCACGGAGCAACTCCAGGGTTTCGTCTCTCGCCACCTGCTGCGGGCCTAG ATTTGTTGAGCTTTTGTGGCAACTCTCTGTACATGCCTTGAGGGAAGTCCATAGGAGAACATTTGCGGCTGATGTAGCATCAAATCCACTGCCGGCAGCACTCACAGACGTTTCTTATCTTCATGCAGCTGCATTACTTCCTGTAACAAAG GCAAGGATTGCTCTTGAGAGGCGTAAATTTCTTAAAAATGCAAACATTGCTGTTCAAAGGCAGACAACCTGGTCAAATTTAGCCCATGAAATGACAGCTGAATTCCGAAGTCTATGTGCTGAAGAG GCATATCTGCAACAGGAGTTAGAGAAGCTACAAGATATGAGGAACAAAGCCAAGCTAGAGGGGGAACTGTGGGACGAACGTATCTCAAGCTCATCTGGACAGAATTCACATTTGGTATCTAAGGCAACACGTTTGTGGGAATCGATATTGGCTCGCAAAG GTCAGCATGAGGTTTTAGCTTCCGGGCCAATTGAAGATCTTATAGCACACCGTGAGCATAG GTACCGTATATCTGGATCACAATTGCTAGCAGCAATGGATACAAGTTCAAGCATCCCGCATTCTGAATTACTATCAGCTCGAGCTGGTGAAACGTCTCAAATTTTGGATAAACAGGAGCAGATATCTTTATTCCAGGGAAAGGAAGAAGCTCTTCCAATATTAGATGATAGGAATGGGCGTGTCCAACAAACTGTTGACGTAGCTGAAATTCTTCGACGTTGGACTCATGCTTTGCAGCGTATTCATAAACAATCTCTTCATTTG GCCAAAGCAAATGATGGGGAGGGGCCAGAATTACTCCGCAGTGCGTCTGACAGCGAAACTAGTAGCCATGCCGACTCATTAACTGCAACATTGGCCGAACATCGCCAGCATTTAGTCAGTATACAG GGCCTAATTAATCAACTCAAGGAAGCTATTCCAGCAATGCAGCAGTCAATAACAAAACTTTCTGAAGAAGTTAATAGTGTACCTAGTAATCTGATGGATCAAACAAACTCCAGACAGTTGTCTGTCCAAAATACAGTGCTTGGAAGACCAGAA GAAAGCAGCGGCGAAGTTTCAGAGGTGACTTCTAAGCTCTGTTCAGCACAGATCGGCAAGGCTGGGAGTAGTCCTGCTCTAAAGCTACCTCCTCTATTTAGTCTGACTCCAAGTTCTTCTGGAAAAGGAGCACAGACACAAAGACGGAATGGCTTAGCACACCAACCTAGGCAAGAAATTATGCCTGAAGAGAAAGCACTTACCCACCCCTCAGCCAAAGATCAAGCAAATGGTTCGATGCATG AAAATGATGGTTATTTTGCTCATGACATCAGACGTTCTGTTCGTGAAGCTGCTCTatcaaagccattgagcaacaTGGAGAGTCCACAGGACAAGAGTAGTGATGATGGTTCAGAGCACTTCTTCATTCCCCTATCAACAGGTGCTGCAAGGAAGGATGTGGGTGCTGTGGCAAACCGAAGAAAACAAAAGATAGGTCCATCGTCGTCACAGTCGAAGTTACCCAAGAGCACAAGCGATCTTTACTTCAATCCTGACAGCCCAATGCATACAACCCCAGCTGTGTCAAGTAAACTGAATGGCCATGACGATCCAAGCAGTGCTGCAAACTTTTTTTATCCAGTCAGTGGTCAGTCGTTTATGACAGATGATGCTCTTGATCAAGTATTCTCCCCGCCACTTCTGCTGGAGTCTTCCTTGTTCCCCGACGCGTACGAGGACTTGCTTG CACCATTATCAGAAACTGATGCAGCTTTGATGGAACATTAG
- the LOC123102803 gene encoding AUGMIN subunit 6 isoform X2, with translation MSTDREKEREAELEGAMYTNCLLLGLDPVVLGSPAGAASPRVGLFRHSNPRLGEQLLYFLLSSLRGPAQSAKDFDKVWPIFDSAQSREFRKIVQCIISELEQQGALPRSNSRVSSLATCCGPRFVELLWQLSVHALREVHRRTFAADVASNPLPAALTDVSYLHAAALLPVTKARIALERRKFLKNANIAVQRQTTWSNLAHEMTAEFRSLCAEEAYLQQELEKLQDMRNKAKLEGELWDERISSSSGQNSHLVSKATRLWESILARKGQHEVLASGPIEDLIAHREHRYRISGSQLLAAMDTSSSIPHSELLSARAGETSQILDKQEQISLFQGKEEALPILDDRNGRVQQTVDVAEILRRWTHALQRIHKQSLHLAKANDGEGPELLRSASDSETSSHADSLTATLAEHRQHLVSIQGLINQLKEAIPAMQQSITKLSEEVNSVPSNLMDQTNSRQLSVQNTVLGRPEESSGEVSEVTSKLCSAQIGKAGSSPALKLPPLFSLTPSSSGKGAQTQRRNGLAHQPRQEIMPEEKALTHPSAKDQANENDGYFAHDIRRSVREAALSKPLSNMESPQDKSSDDGSEHFFIPLSTGAARKDVGAVANRRKQKIGPSSSQSKLPKSTSDLYFNPDSPMHTTPAVSSKLNGHDDPSSAANFFYPVSGQSFMTDDALDQVFSPPLLLESSLFPDAYEDLLAPLSETDAALMEH, from the exons ATGTCGACCGATAGGGagaaggagcgggaggcggagctGGAGGGCGCCATGTATACCAActgcctcctcctcggcctcgatCCAGTCGTCCTCGGCTCCCCCGCCGGCGCGGCCTCTCCTCGCGTCGGCCTCTTCCGGCACTCCAACCCTCGCCTCGGCGAACAGCTCCTCTACTTCCTCCTATCCTCACTCCGCGGCCCCGCGCAGTCCGCCAAG GACTTCGACAAAGTGTGGCCGATCTTTGATTCCGCGCAGTCCAGGGAGTTCCGCAAG ATCGTACAATGTATCATCAGCGAGCTGGAGCAGCAGGGAGCGCTGCCACGGAGCAACTCCAGGGTTTCGTCTCTCGCCACCTGCTGCGGGCCTAG ATTTGTTGAGCTTTTGTGGCAACTCTCTGTACATGCCTTGAGGGAAGTCCATAGGAGAACATTTGCGGCTGATGTAGCATCAAATCCACTGCCGGCAGCACTCACAGACGTTTCTTATCTTCATGCAGCTGCATTACTTCCTGTAACAAAG GCAAGGATTGCTCTTGAGAGGCGTAAATTTCTTAAAAATGCAAACATTGCTGTTCAAAGGCAGACAACCTGGTCAAATTTAGCCCATGAAATGACAGCTGAATTCCGAAGTCTATGTGCTGAAGAG GCATATCTGCAACAGGAGTTAGAGAAGCTACAAGATATGAGGAACAAAGCCAAGCTAGAGGGGGAACTGTGGGACGAACGTATCTCAAGCTCATCTGGACAGAATTCACATTTGGTATCTAAGGCAACACGTTTGTGGGAATCGATATTGGCTCGCAAAG GTCAGCATGAGGTTTTAGCTTCCGGGCCAATTGAAGATCTTATAGCACACCGTGAGCATAG GTACCGTATATCTGGATCACAATTGCTAGCAGCAATGGATACAAGTTCAAGCATCCCGCATTCTGAATTACTATCAGCTCGAGCTGGTGAAACGTCTCAAATTTTGGATAAACAGGAGCAGATATCTTTATTCCAGGGAAAGGAAGAAGCTCTTCCAATATTAGATGATAGGAATGGGCGTGTCCAACAAACTGTTGACGTAGCTGAAATTCTTCGACGTTGGACTCATGCTTTGCAGCGTATTCATAAACAATCTCTTCATTTG GCCAAAGCAAATGATGGGGAGGGGCCAGAATTACTCCGCAGTGCGTCTGACAGCGAAACTAGTAGCCATGCCGACTCATTAACTGCAACATTGGCCGAACATCGCCAGCATTTAGTCAGTATACAG GGCCTAATTAATCAACTCAAGGAAGCTATTCCAGCAATGCAGCAGTCAATAACAAAACTTTCTGAAGAAGTTAATAGTGTACCTAGTAATCTGATGGATCAAACAAACTCCAGACAGTTGTCTGTCCAAAATACAGTGCTTGGAAGACCAGAA GAAAGCAGCGGCGAAGTTTCAGAGGTGACTTCTAAGCTCTGTTCAGCACAGATCGGCAAGGCTGGGAGTAGTCCTGCTCTAAAGCTACCTCCTCTATTTAGTCTGACTCCAAGTTCTTCTGGAAAAGGAGCACAGACACAAAGACGGAATGGCTTAGCACACCAACCTAGGCAAGAAATTATGCCTGAAGAGAAAGCACTTACCCACCCCTCAGCCAAAGATCAAGCAAATG AAAATGATGGTTATTTTGCTCATGACATCAGACGTTCTGTTCGTGAAGCTGCTCTatcaaagccattgagcaacaTGGAGAGTCCACAGGACAAGAGTAGTGATGATGGTTCAGAGCACTTCTTCATTCCCCTATCAACAGGTGCTGCAAGGAAGGATGTGGGTGCTGTGGCAAACCGAAGAAAACAAAAGATAGGTCCATCGTCGTCACAGTCGAAGTTACCCAAGAGCACAAGCGATCTTTACTTCAATCCTGACAGCCCAATGCATACAACCCCAGCTGTGTCAAGTAAACTGAATGGCCATGACGATCCAAGCAGTGCTGCAAACTTTTTTTATCCAGTCAGTGGTCAGTCGTTTATGACAGATGATGCTCTTGATCAAGTATTCTCCCCGCCACTTCTGCTGGAGTCTTCCTTGTTCCCCGACGCGTACGAGGACTTGCTTG CACCATTATCAGAAACTGATGCAGCTTTGATGGAACATTAG